The DNA segment ATCCAGATCCTCTATGTGCTGCTTTAGGTTGACTAACCATGCTTTTGCTTTGTGCAGAGGCACGAGCTCTGCCTTCCTCTGTGCAGCTCAGAGTGGCCTTCATTTCTTCAACTTCCTCTTTCagcatcttttctttctggGTTAGCTGCTGGTGGCTGTAGAAGAGGACAcagtgatggagcaacagcaaACCGAAGTGCAGAGACGgacagtgtgtctgtgcagtTTTATTTGGATTTGTCTGGAAAGTGTGTACGAGAGTATCTTACACCCTGGCCTGGTTGCGGAGCTCCTCATTCTCCTCTGCCAGCTTTTGGTTGCTGTCCTCCATGCCCTCCACCACCTGCTTCagcttcctcacctcctcttcaAGCTTTTGATTGCTCATCTGGAGGTCAGCAACACAGTACACCAGCTCTGACGTTTCACTGAGGAAGGAAATACACAAATGCATAATCCAAGGGCATGTGTGGGTAGCGATGCTTAAAATATAGGCATGGTATGGTCTATTCATACAGATATAGACAAACTCTCTAAATCACACACCACTTACAATTCTGCTCTGGATGCTTCCCCTCCAAAGGCCTCCAAGCTTCCTGAGGTCATATTGAGCATCATGGACCTCTTggctacaacacacacaaatttacacaaaatacattatCAAAGCTCCTGCTGTCATCAAAATTAGATACAtgtaaaatacaagaaaatgagTATTAACATGAACACTCACTGGACAGACTGTCTATGGGTTTAATGGAGTCCTGGGTTATGTCATCGGATGGCTCGTCcctggggaaaaaaatggagaaattaaatgtcaaaatgtgacAAATCAATTACTTTTAGTTATCTCTTTTCAAAATCTGGCAGTATGCCTTTGCTACAGGAGTAGTACTGGTTTGTTGAACTGTTTCATTTTTGGTGCGTGGCACATTgagcacaaaagaaaaaaaaacagtcagctCTCAGTCTGAATCTCATCTTCTACAGCACCTGATATATAAACAGACCCTGGCAACACTGCAAAGAGAGCTCGCTCACTGACGCACAGATATGCCTCATTTGAAAGTTACACATGTGTGTTCAGTCActgaatacagtatatatatatatatatatatatatatatatatatatatatatatatatatatatatatatatatatatatatataaaaaagcatGTCTTCACCTACAGCTGTGACTGTTTGGTCTAATCAGTGACAAGATGCATCGCCCTCAAGCTTTATTGTAGATGTTACATCCCTTCAGAGTATGAAATCTTTCATTTCAAGAACAGCCCACAAATCATGGCATAAATGCTAGAACATAATGTTCAGGAGGCATCATCGTCTCTCCCTGGATTGCCAAAATTTGACCACTTGCATAAGACATAAGACATGAAATACTGTACTGAGGGGAGAGGAATCCTCCATCCATGTCTCATCAAACCACACTAAAGGTACCAAATGCGCATTTAATATAAACCTGAAACAGAGTGCACTGCAATGATGATGCAAAACTATCTCATATACCAAAGACATGGTGTTAAACAGATGTACACGCTGAAATTATGGGGAAAAAAGTTCTCACCAGTAATCTCCCATCTGATGCATAACCCGCCTACACAGAGTCTACTTGCATAACTCAAACAGAGTATATGAGTGGCTCTCTGAAAGGCtaaaaagaaagcagaggacTGGTGAAGACTGTGCCAGCTCTCCTCGCCTTCTCACATCATATTAAAAACGTTCAAAGATCTGCAATCACGCATCATGTGTGGAAGCAAACAGCAAACATGTGGAGCCAATTTAGCATATCATTGAGTAATAGTCTGGACGTGTATTAGAATATGATCTTTGAAGAAGACAATTCAATTGACAAAGCCaaaaaatatcaaattgaaactgatgagagggaaaaaaggaggagtcTTGCTGccacaaaaatgaaacaaacaccCTCAAATCTGAAATCTCTTCCATCTTGAAAGCTAAAAACTTGGCTGCACAAATTCTCATTTCTACACAAAAGATAATATACATCAGTATTTTGGCTTTTACCCATTGTTGCGGCGGTCATCAATCCACTCTCTCATTACAGCGTGATACGTGTCCAGGTCGATGGAGACGTCTTTGTGTTCTGGGTCCAGCATGTTACaaagctcctccagtccactgTCTTCTGAGCTGCGACTGGTGGTGTGCCGCAGGAAGTCCACGATGTGAGACACATACACTTTACCTGAAATAGAACCACATAGAGTcactacagaaaaaaaacctgttaaaaGACATAGTGTGATGATCAGGACAATTTTGAgttttttctgcatttcaaCACTTTTTCACGCCTCCAGACGAAAAGGTGCCACATTATGACTTTAGATGTGGGTTATAGGTGTGGGCAGCACAAGCAGCAACCATGGTGATGGCAAGAATATCTACCgcaacttttgtttttgtacatttggtATCATTTCTTAACGCTGCCTCCACTTTTTTGAAAAGTGTTGATTCTTCACACAGTAGTCTAAACTCTGGAGCATTTTTCTTTGCTCTGACCCAAAGCTGTATTCAAAAACTCAAACTCAACCACCAGCAAAGCTCCATGTACGGCACCTATTATTTTCACATGTATAAAAACAGTAACTTGCAATATTCCTACAACAATACTAtgctaaaatatatttaaaacctAAAATGGTTACACATCAACCCTACCAGTCTCATTTTAAGATGAAGACCAGCCAGACAAGTTTTTGAATTTCAATAACATCTATGAAAAAGGGACCATTTTTACATAAAGCCAGAGAGGACAGAGGTAGAGAGctagaaataaaagaaaatagacCTATCACATGAAGATCAATCGACAGTAGAGACTGTGACCGAGGATCAGAGGTCCAGGTCCAGAGGTGAAGGGAAAAGaataaaagtcattttcataaaaaaatctcaaaatcaGACAAACCTCCTCCCTACTGCGGCAAAGATTCCATGTAACCACTGGCAAAGATATTTCACTCCATAAATGCATAAGAAAATGCTGAGAAAACACAGAAGTCTCTATACTGATGACAAAACTTGATATATACTGAGATAAATGGAAGAGATATTTGTTGTCAATGCCAGCAGGCACAAGAGGAGGACACAAACAGCCTTCTACACTGAGACACACTATCACAGTGTGCTGAATGACAAGTTTTAATTAATCATCAGATGTCCCTATTCAGCTGGCTGGAAGAATCAAATGTGTGACCCAACCAttagagactgtgtgtgtgtgtgtgtgtgtgtgtgtgtaggtgtaccTCGGCGCTGGGTGTCACAGGCATGGAAGATTGTATCGAGCAGATTCTCCTCACAGATCAGACTGATTTCTGCCATATTCTCCTTCCTGCTTTCAGAGCCCAGTGAGTTCCCTGATCATgagcacacagaaaaaaagaagaaagaaagcaagcaCATGACACATTTTCCTTCTGGTAGTGTAGAGTAATAATTGTAAAAGTATGATTGGAAAACACACACTACAAAGTTATGCAAGAGTTTAGCACcaataacctttatttataatTGATCAAAGTCATTATTCTTAGTAATATTACTTTTCTCCCTTAatataattattgtttttgatttgatcaatattttgcaaataaaatatcaaaaataataaaaagtgatTGCAAGCTGAATCTGACCAACAGTCAAACCTTAAGTTTCCAAGTTATAATGATctgaaaatcagaaaaaaggcACTTAGCTTAATAAGCACcaaaatactgtattaaaaaTACGGTATTGTATTAACCTGTTGGAGAACCCTGGGCCAAAACTGAGCTGCTGGGACTCATGTTTAGCCTCATTCTTTATGCTCTGGAGTAGTTTTTCTATGCTGGAATAAAACCTGACCCCtagtttaaaatgttgtaaCAGTGTGAAACAAAAATCAATTTAGGAATATGTAACACGTTAGCACAGAAATGATACAATGAAGGCTTTGAAATAGGACAAACTTCTATTTACCTCCATCTTCCAAAGACAGTCTTTTAACAACCAGAGCAGGGTAGGTCAGCTCATGATCTGTTAATTTCCCTGTTTCTGCAGAGCAGAAGTTGAGGTTATAGGAGAGGGTGCTGTTACTCGGGGTAAAAGTACGAGAGATAGGTGGGCTCTTGCTTGGCGTCTCGCTCTCGGGCTGCACCGACGGGGGTCCTCGTGTGAACGTAAAGTAAGGGGAGTCTTTGACCTGGCTTGTGGGAGTCGAACAATATCTCTGCCATGTCTTAACCGGTCTTAAATCACTCCCATCAGCAACTCTCCTCTCTCCCAGAGTACTAGTGATGGTGTATGTGACATTAGTTGGCGTGGGTGAGTTGCATGCTGGGGTGGACAGCGGGACAGAGGGACCACGGCTGCTCCTCCGAGAAGCTGCAGAACTCGGCATCCCTATCCCTCTACCCTTCACtttctccttcagcttctccttccccctctccccctcgtCTCTGTGGAGCGACCCTTTCTTGAGGATAGCCTCCAGGTTGTGCCTGAGGCCACACTGGGGGCTGTcgtagctgctggaggagagCTTGGGAATCTGGAAAGGTGAATTTGGCTCCCGGTCACCACGCCACTGAATGGTCTGTAGTTTGCGGCAAATGCTGTCCACGGGGTTGTGGCGACGCGTGGGCTGGGGCGTGTAATAGTCCATGCTGCTGATGGCGAGGCTGCAGTGCTGGCGTCCTGGCTAGAGGAGAGGGTGAAGTCTGGAGAAAgatgaacagaaaatattcagtttgctgGCACATCAAGTTGGTAAAAATCAGAAgagaaaatcattaaaaaaaatgcagagcCATGGATTTGTCTGCTGGAAGATGACCAACACCACATCTCATAGCACACAATGTACTGCATAACAGAGACATTCAGTCTCAATAGGACTGCTTTTGTCTGGTTGGATTTACTCCTGCAGTGTTAAAAGCAGAAAGGGGCCAGGTAGAGCTGAAATCTGGAAGCAAAATTAGAGTCAGGCATACAGATAATAGCTGGAATATCTGGGACCAATAAGGAGTACCCTTCTATGCAAAACACCAGCTGTGGCATGAGGCAGGCCACCAAATGAAGGTTATTATGGCTACAATTATTATCTACCCATAattttcatgatttatttattgttttgcctTAATTAAACGTTGTCCagttgtttaaatatttaatgtacaataacataacaggaaaaactgaaaatttATAAGAAGCTGCTACATGTAGATGTTATTGTAGATTTTTGATTGAGAAGCAAATCCAACTATTAATTGTTTATCAAGATAACAACACAATAGTAAAACTGATTCATAGTGTAACTCTTATCAATTCCTAGTTTCAGTGGCTTCAATTAGAGAAAAATAGTTGAAGGGATGAGAACTcgaaaagggagaaaaagagagatggatgggGTACTTAATTAAAACTCCCCAACCACCAACACTTTATTATCCACTTAATGCTTCACATAATCAATTAAGTAGGGTTTACTGTCAATGCAAAGTCAGTCTACAAGACTTCAGAATTTAAATCTTCTCAATTGACTATGGAGAAATAAAAGCGACTGTAGTCCAAATTCAAAGCGTCGCCTGCTCAGCCTCCAGGTGTGCTAATTGGTTAATTAATCCATAAAGTTAACGTCAGCTCCTATAAGTAGTATAGTTTGAAATTTGAtatcataattaatttaagCACAGTAAATATGTAGAATGACATGCAGCTTCTCTTAATTAAAAATAAGGCTAATAAGTTCATTTAAAGCTTTAGATAAAATATATCTAACAACTAAAGCCTCattacagacacatttttgttcttTCGAGTCTCAAGCAGTAATAGTCCATGCAAAACAATCAGACATGCACCTGACCAAGTCTTAAAAAAACCCACCTTCTCTGTTACTTTCTCAAATATCCCTTGTTTAATTGTTGTTGAATGATATTTATTGGATAGATACTGTCGTTACCTCGTAGAGCTTGGATGAGTGTGTAGCCCGCAACCAAATGTTTGGCAAACTGTCTGTGAGCACGCGCTGAGAGCACGCGCAGCAGGTAGAGCTCGAGACAGAAATAGTTAAAAGCTCGGTGGGTGTTCACGACTCTAAAAACGAGCGAACACCCCCACCCAGTGGTCTGCAGAGGGCACAACACCTGATATACCAGGCAAGACAACTTCAGATCTAAAACGCTTCTGGGTTTTAAAAGTTCTGTAAAgtaaagtttagtttagttttgaattatatatttaaaaagatacGTAAGTCTGTCCCTAAGAATAGTAGCCTACATCTCCCCTTAACTTCAACTAATCACTATCTGAGACAACTCCAATGGAAATACTACAGAGATAATTGATGCAAATTTaataaaagtacaatttaaaaaatatgtatatattcacCGGTAATGATTTTGTGTCACTTGTGTTGTTTATAGCAATTGGTCTTTTCACATCAAGGACCCCCTAAACTGATACAAATTAGACCCCCAATTGATAAGATTTTGTCTCAAGGTCCCCCTTCTGatacatttttgcttttagataTTACATTATAGAAActgtatgaaacccatgaccaaaaCAGTTATACATTCTATCATTGTGTGTGTACTTATGGATgaaattaaagagaaaataaatcattcCCCTTTTTTGCTGGGAACCCCCTGGCACCCCCTGTAAGTCCCACTTAGAAAACCACTGCTTTACAGCACCTGACACCATGTCTACttgcatgtttgtttggtgtAACTACAACACAATGGGACTGGTTCCAACCTGAGCAGTCAGTAAGAGGTTTAACTGAAAGGTGCACAGCGGCTTTGATTTTCATCAGGTCGACCTTTCAGTCAGACGTGTCTCCTGCTCTGAAGGTAATGTGTGTCTTATTCTACAACAAGACTGTGGTTGGGATAAATATTGATGACGCAGGTCGGGGCTGTAATCTGCTAGGTACAGTAGATGAAATGGACATGTAGAATATATCAAAACAGCCAAGTTAGGTTTTTGGACACAAAGGTCCTATATGGACAAAGTGTGACTTGTGTGCTATATGTAATTTTAATTTATGGCTTGTAAGGACCAATGATACAGTATAAAATCAAAAGGCCTATTTCTGTTCACATCTAGATTTAAAAAGCTGGATAAAGTATATGTTAATAAAGTATACAGTTCAGTGTGGCTTGCGTTATAAATTGTGGTGATTGTATAGCAGAGATATTATGatacattcattcatcaaaaacattttacacttaTAGCAGAACCCTGAGTCAGTTTGGGTTTGGTGGTTTATGTGAATGTTTTGCCTCAGAAAAATGTCAACAAGGAAAGCTGCAAAGACAGTCCATATGGCCATTACTGCAATTGTATGGTTTTCTTTGTTAGTTTGTTGTGAAATAGGAATACATTTGGAGCATGCACCTTGATCATTATTGTTAAGTGCATAAACAGGATTCCAAAGTTTATTGTACACCCTGACAAAAGCAGGAAATGAATAGCTATCAAATCCTGTCCTCCGGTCACTAGAACATTCCTTATGCAatgtaatttttgttttttttgcacaatgAAGTGAAGATGTACATTTGAAAACTACCATTATTATTACTCTAACATTGTATTCAAATTGTCTTCAAGGAAGCAGTAATACACCACCAACCCAATGGCTGACAACAACATTCCAAGCTTCAAGGTACTGAAACCGGTTATCCTAATGCAGTGTGGTTATTGGCTTGAAGAATGGATGAGGTGCAAAGATTCAGTAGTCAAGGTCCACTGTCTGAATGCCATTCTTCCtttgatgatttaacagcaccTACCCTCAGTAGCTGCTCCAGCTGCAGCATCTTGATGATTCCTTGGCTCCCTGACACTTAAAAATCCCCCCTGTCCCTCCACATAGAAGATATTCCAGCACTGCCTCTTGTCCTCATGTTGCCAAGAGCAGCACCGAAAGCCCCTGAGAGCCAGTCATTCGCCAGTGTTCTTATtgcaacaacaaacacatgGAAGACGTATCCAACAGAAATCCCAGTGCTTGAATAAATCCACTTGACCTCACCAGGCCTTTTCTAAGGCTTTTGATTTAGCTCTCATCTTTCCTTCAGCCAGAATAATTTCCATGTCGTTGCCATTTTCGTGGTTTTTAGGACGAAGGATGTCCACTCCTGTGCTtgacctcctcttcctcccggCTGCTCAGCAGAATCCACTTTCCCAGCTCACGCTAAGTAGCTGGGGCTTTGCTTGTTTTCTGACCCTGAACACCTGAGCAGGAGGCAGCAGGCTCAGGTAGAGATTAGGGCGGACATGTGCAGGCACACTCacccatacagacacacactctcaaggATGAGAGCTGGCTTTGGTTTAGATATGAGCGCCAACTTTTGCTTTCATTGAAAGAAAGGGAAATTTGAAGACAGTCAGTAAGTTCTGTTTTGTGATTTGTCCTGATACATTCTTTGATATGTGTGATGGACTGTAACGACAAATTAAAGATCATGGTCATCTGAGACAGACTTGACAGATATTTGAAAGGCCTTTGTCTTGCAGTGTGAGTGCTTGGTACAGaagcttcttctctcctccctttacTGCTCTCCTACACACTGGAAGATGGTTGAATACACAGCACGTCCATATTTATAGTCACTTAATCCCAGCCAAACACTggctggactgtgtgtgtgtgaactgagGAATGCAGGTGACAGTAAAGAGGGATTATGGCTCATTCTAAGGACATAGATACTGCGCTTTCACTAATTTTAAGACTGCCAAGCCTACTTTGTTATGTTGTGAGGTGTCAAAAGATGTCAGAGAAGCAAACATTCCTGGCTCTTTTGCAGAGAAAACGTAGTTAAACGGTTGCAGAGCAGACGCACTTCCACAAGGGTAAATtacaaattcatcaaaaaagTACCTgcaaggaaaaaataaaacactattgggggaaaaaatccacAGTAATctaaacacatgcatacagtgtTACGCGTGGCATTTTGTAATCCAGGATTATGGCGCAAGCAACCTTCTGCACCAGGAGGGAGGAGATAAAGATAATCCCAGCCAATTTACTGAATGGCAGGTCCAGAAAGAGGTGTCTCTTTCAAAGAAGGAGCACATTACTCAGTCTTGCAGAAGAGCATGGACATTACTCCCAACTGACATTTTTCTTGCAGTTTGAAGAAGACAGTATAATTCATCTTGAAGTCCTTTCAGTGCTAAAGTGATGATGTTCCATTCTTTATCTAACCCTGACTTTTCATCACTACATGAACTAGATGAGAAAAAGAGCTTCCTGCAGATATAGAGGAAATATCATATTGTTCTTGACAATAATCCCTTCCTGTATGTCCACAGTGCCATAATGCTACAACGTCActgtcacagtgtgtgtgttatgacgATCTTTGAATTGGCCTGTTGCACTGTCAATGTGGCAGCAACCCCTGCTGGGCAAACATGCAGATGGCCAAACAGTAATTAGCAACACGAAGACAGTGtcatttgaaatataaaaatggaaaatacaaATCTTAAATAAGTTCATTTTCTATATCCTTACAAAATGGAGAACGCTAAAGATcaatctaaaaaataaatatttttccttccttcattatgaGGCAGGTTTAAGTTATGCCTCGTTTCATATAACACATTCATTCAACTTTGAGAGACATTGTCAAGTTTGAATTCATGATAAATACGACATATGTTTCTCTCATAACCCAATCTCCCTCTAAGAAGCAGACACAATTATACATCAGTAATGTTATACACattaagaaggaaggactgaatATTAAGTGAGTGTCAAAATGACATGGTACAATAGAGATTATATGAAACAATAtaagagaaaaatataaaaataaattgagGAACGTTGAGGAGGAAGATAACATGAGACTCCTGGAGGCTAATTAGGGACACTTATCCTTTCTTTGTCCTGGTGATTAGTTGGTGAAATATGAACAAAATGCTCcctaaattaaaaatgatacaGGCGGGATTATTGCATAAAACACTCAGTCAAACTCAGTCTAAATTGTAACTACTTCCACTGctgttctgctctgtgtttgtacCAGGCAAGTGACCTAGTGATCCAGCTGTCCTCTACCCTAAAGGCCAAATCTGAGGTGTTTACCTTTGGGACGGTCTTTACCGACCACATGCTGACCATAGAGTGGAGTGTAACTGAGGGTTGGCAGGCTCCACTCATCCAGCCATTTGGGAACCTGTCACTTAACCCGGCCTGTTCGTCACTACACTATGGCATACAGGTAAAATGAAGGATTAAGACTTTAAACCTTACTTTTTATACCTTTCCCTAGCTAAAATGAAGTTAGTTTTTTAACGTGTGATTCAAAATAGAGCTTCATGTGACTCCTTAAAAATATaaccttcttttttcttctaacCAGCTGTTTGAAGGGTTGAAGGCGTACCGTGGGGATGACAACAGACTGCGTCTCTTCAGACCGATGCTCAACATGAACCGCATGGCCAACTCCGCCAAGAGAGCTTGTCTACCTGTAAGATGGATGTGAAGAAAGAGGTTTGAcagaagaaggaatgaatgggTGTATTGATGACAGGATAGGTGACAGTGATGAAGAAAATACTGTTTTTGCCATCAAACTGAAACTTGAGCCACAATTTcatctcagtctctctctcctctgataTTTAATCTAAATGCCTTCCATCAtacttttcttgtctttttctcccactctttctctgcctctctccctcctccaggCCTTTGATCAGTCAGAGTTGCTGGAGTGCATCAGGAGGCTTGTAGAGATTGACCAGGACTGGGTTCCTCAGTCAGACTCAGCAAGTGTGTACATCAGACCGACATTTATCAGCACAGAGGTAAGGAAAGATCAGTTGTAGTCCTGCTCTGCTTTTTGGTTTTGGAACTccaactaaatgtgtgtgtctcattgTAGCCAACTCTAGGTGTAAAGAAGCCTGCCCAAGCCTTGCTGTATGTGATCTTGTGTCCAGTGGGAGCTTACTTTAACACCGGTGGAAAAGGCCTTTCCTTATGGGCTGACCCAAAGTACACACGTGCCTGGAAAGGAGGAACTGGAGACTGCAAGATGGGAGGGTGTGTAGGCACATACTATGCATGTTTTAGTATATATTCACTGATAATTAATGCACTCAACCCCAATATGATCGTCTAGGTGGTGAGAACAAAACCATCAATCTTTTGATGGTTATGccttaataaaaataaacattattctAGTTTCTGCTTGGATTCTTCAGAGAAAAGCTGTCATGTCCTGTCAAAGTCTCTCCTAGAAACGGTCACTTAATTCAGAAATAAAGTGCATCATGCTTTTTTGGGACAGTAGATAAAATAATTTCTCTTACTTCACTCTACAGTATTTAAAGTTACATGCAGCACTATAGACAGTAAAGTAGTCATTTAATTTGTTGCTTTGAATTGCTGCAGGAACTACGGATGCTCTCTGTCTGCCCAGTATGATGCAGTGGATTATGGGTGTCAGCAGGTGCTGTGGCTCTACGGAGAGGACCACCAGATCACGGAGGCAGGAACCATGAACATCTTCCTGCACTGGATCAATGAGGATGGAGGTTAGTCACACTTGGCTGAATACAGGCTGTATACGTTActgtaaatgatttaaaaaaaaaagtgtaatacaTTATTCACTGAGGAACACATGTAAATATACACTCTGTATACACTGATAAAGTAAGATGCTTTGGATGTTAAACAAATGTGACCTCTGCTGGCAGGACATCTTCATTACAACTTCAGGGCACACAccattttttttcctatttgcCTCAAAAACCTCAGATTTCTCTATTTTTCAGAGGAGGAGCTTGCAACACCACCTCTTGATGGCATCATCCTCCCAGGTGTTACCCGGCAGAGCATCCTGGAACTAACCAAAGAATGGGTGAGAAAGACAAACACTCTCTGAGAAGTCACCTATATTTGCATCTGAGAACTCTCATATAGTAATTCGAATGACATGATCCATTTACCATTCTTCTCCCAGGATGAGTTTAAGGTGACAGAGCGTTACCTGACCATGAGCCAGCTGTGCTGTGCTCTGAAGCAGCAGCGGGTCAAAGAGCTGTTTGGCTCCGGCACTGCCTGCATGATCTGCCCCATTGAAGACATTGTCTACCAGGGAGAGGTAAGACAGAGAAGCATACAAACATATCCTGTATGTAACACTGATAAAAACTAATATAAACCAAAGCCAGTTATATTGAATTATATACTAATTTATATGAAAATAACCAACAATGTTTGGCTTTCAAGAATGACATACTTTTGTAAAAGATGTATAAAATTTGCTGAGCCTCCTACTAGAGGTGCTCCTCGAATTTAGAAAAACAATGAACAGTACTCTCATGGTTGCAggcatttcttttttataattcCTGCTAATTATCTGAAACCTTCGTAGTGAATCATGGGGTGCTCTTATTGGTTTCTGTCAGGTGCTGTGACTCTACAAATACACTAAAGTACTTATAtgtaaaatagttttaaacttTTAGATAGTTAGAGCTTTGATGAATGTGGCTCACAGTCTCTTGTGACCACATGGGCCTTTTATCCTTAGCAGGATGTCAGTACCCCGTGGCTTCCTGTTTTAATACCGTTATATGTTTACTTAATATTCACTATGTTCTGATTTTGTTTTAGTGTAAACAGTAGATTCACAGAGCTGATTGTGTTATTaaaactgtgtttttctgtgtgcttTTCTAGAACTTGCACATACCCTGTCAGGATGAAAATTCACAGCTGACTTCACGGATAGCAAAGGAACTCACAGATATACAGGTTGATGGATgcgcctgcacacacacacacacacacacacacacatatacacaccacaGATGTTTCCCTTCGCTCAGTAACAGCTGGTTAAGCGTCTGTGTTCTTTACACTCCTGTCACCCTCAGGACTGTGTTTTCATGTAGTAATGGGCAGCTTTGAATAAAGCCTTCAGTGGTGTGATTGTAGGAGGAAAATTTGGAAGAACAGAATCCTACAACTAGAAACTAATTTTATTACGTATCCCAATCTGAAAAATACAGATATAATAAAGAGAAATAGATACACATGCTCCCACTGACTCACTTCCCAGGAAATATGGTTGATCAAATACAAGacctaacaaaaacaaatattccCTCCAAATATTAACTTATCTTACATCCCCATAACTGCATTACAAGACTGTTATCTGAGTGTTTATTATGTAACTCAATGAGAtaaaattactgttttttttttaacaaagctCCCCGTTATCCCCGTTATAATGAATCTTATTCATTGCACACCCGCTGCATGTATTATTTTGCCTGTAAGTACATTATAAGTGAAATATCTTATTAGATAATGAGCAATGATTTGGTAATATTGTACATAGCCTACAAACATG comes from the Scomber japonicus isolate fScoJap1 chromosome 23, fScoJap1.pri, whole genome shotgun sequence genome and includes:
- the bcat1 gene encoding branched-chain-amino-acid aminotransferase, cytosolic, which encodes MADNNIPSFKASDLVIQLSSTLKAKSEVFTFGTVFTDHMLTIEWSVTEGWQAPLIQPFGNLSLNPACSSLHYGIQLFEGLKAYRGDDNRLRLFRPMLNMNRMANSAKRACLPAFDQSELLECIRRLVEIDQDWVPQSDSASVYIRPTFISTEPTLGVKKPAQALLYVILCPVGAYFNTGGKGLSLWADPKYTRAWKGGTGDCKMGGNYGCSLSAQYDAVDYGCQQVLWLYGEDHQITEAGTMNIFLHWINEDGEEELATPPLDGIILPGVTRQSILELTKEWDEFKVTERYLTMSQLCCALKQQRVKELFGSGTACMICPIEDIVYQGENLHIPCQDENSQLTSRIAKELTDIQYGRSISNWTFLV